One part of the Prionailurus bengalensis isolate Pbe53 chromosome B2, Fcat_Pben_1.1_paternal_pri, whole genome shotgun sequence genome encodes these proteins:
- the ZNF322 gene encoding zinc finger protein 322, protein MCASEERYNQRTQKRKIYHVCPQKGKKIFIHVHEITQIDDQLYQCLEREQNLCERLALIMCERSHTGEKPYRCDMCEKTFVQSSELLSHQRVHSYEKPYKCSKCEKSFWHHLALSGHQRTHAGKKFYTCDICGKNFGQSSDLLVHQRSHTGEKPYLCSECDKCFSRSTNLIRHRRTHTGEKPFKCLECEKAFSGKSDLISHQRTHTGERPYKCNKCEKSYRHRSAFIVHKRVHTGEKPYKCGACEKCFGQKSDLIVHQRVHTGEKPYKCLQCMRSFTRSANLIRHQATHTHTFKCLEYEKSFSCGSDLIVHQRIHMDEKPPQWSTCEGGFLLGMDFVAQQKMRTQTEELRYKYSVCDKSFHQSPALLQHQTIHIGEKSYICNMGDKGLELSPPHASEASQMS, encoded by the coding sequence ATGTGCGCTTCGGAAGAGAGATATAATCAGAGaactcagaaaaggaaaatatatcatGTATGCCCTCAGAAGGgtaaaaagatttttattcatGTGCATGAGATTACGCAAATAGATGATCAGCTATACCAGTGCCTTGAACGTGAGCAAAACTTGTGTGAACGCTTAGCTCTTATTATGTGTGAGAGATCccacactggggagaaacctTACAGATGTGATATGTGTGAGAAAACCTTCGTCCAAAGCTCAGAGCTGCTTTCACACCAGAGGGTCCACAGTTACGAGAAACCTTATAAATGCAGCAAATGCGAGAAGAGCTTCTGGCATCACTTAGCCCTTTCGGGACACCAGAGGACACACGCAGGTAAGAAATTCTATACCTGTGACATCTGTGGCAAGAATTTCGGCCAGAGCTCCGACCTGCTTGTCCACCAGCGAAGCCATACAGGCGAGAAGCCGTATCTGTGTAGCGAGTGTGATAAATGCTTCAGTCGAAGCACGAACCTCATCAGGCACCGAAGAACTCACACGGGTGAGAAGCCGTTTAAGTGTCTGGAGTGTGAAAAGGCTTTTAGTGGGAAGTCAGACCTCATCAGCCACCAGAGAACTCATACTGGCGAAAGGCCCTATAAATGCAACAAGTGTGAGAAAAGTTACCGACACCGATCAGCCTTCATTGTTCATAAAAGAGTTCACACTGGGGAGAAGCCCTATAAGTGTGGCGCCTGTGAGAAGTGCTTTGGCCAGAAATCAGACCTTATTGTACATCAGAGAGTccacacgggcgagaagccctATAAGTGCTTGCAGTGCATGAGAAGCTTTACGCGGAGCGCTAACCTGATCAGGCACCAGGCAACTCACACCCACACTTTCAAATGCCTCGAATATGAGAAAAGCTTCAGCTGCGGCTCAGACCTTATTGTGCATCAGAGAATTCACATGGACGAGAAACCGCCCCAGTGGTCTACATGTGAGGGTGGCTTCCTCCTGGGCATGGACTTCGTGGCCCAACAGAAAATGCGAACTCAGACCGAAGAGCTGCGTTATAAGTACAGCGTGTGCGATAAAAGCTTCCACCAGAGCCCAGCCCTTCTGCAACATCAGACAATCCACATCGGTGAAAAATCGTATATCTGTAATATGGGTGACAAGGGTCTTGAGCTCAGCCCTCCCCATGCATCCGAAGCCTCACAGATGTCTTGA